The Aneurinibacillus migulanus genome contains the following window.
CTGATGGGGGACAAGGTACCACCGCGTCGCGAATGGATTGAGAGCAATGTGAAGTTTATTATGGAGGAGGAATAAAGAGTCGATGTCACTGCCGCATGAACAGTACTTGCAGATGAGTGTACGGGACGTGTATCGTTCACGGTTCAGCGATTACGCCCGCTATATTATTCTTTCGAGAGCCATTCCGGACGTACGGGATGGCTTAAAACCCGTACAGCGCCGGGTGCTGTACTCGATGTATAAGGAGAAGAACACACCGGATCGTCCATACCGTAAGTCAGCGAAAACGGTCGGGGATGTGATGGGAAATTATCATCCGCACGGTGATACATCTATTTACGAAACGATGGTAAATCTCGTACAACCGCATAAAATGCGTGAGCCGCTCATTGACGGTCACGGTCATTGGGGTACGGTTGACGGCGATAGTGCCGCAGCGATGCGCTACACAGAGGCGCGCTTGATGCCAATCGCGATGGAGATGGCACGCGATATTGAAAAAAATACTGTAGAATTCATTCCGAACTATGATAACACCACCAAAGAGCCTGTCGTACTACCGGCACGGTTTCCAAACCTGCTTGTTAATGGGGTAACGGGTATCTCCATCGGATTTGCTACGGAGATCCCTACCCATAATCTGCGCGAAGTTATTGATGGTACGATGGCCCTGCTTAACAATCCGGAGCTTTCGCTAGCTGAGCTGATGACATACATTCCAGGTCCAGATTTGCCGGGCGGCGGCATTATCCAGGGGAAGGAAGAGATTCGCAAAGCTTATGAGAAAGGTGCAGGACGCATCATTATCCGCTCTAAAACACACATTGAGAGTGGAAAGCAGGGCCGCCAGCTTATTGTTGTCGATGAGATACCGTATACGGTCAAGAAAAAAGCGCTTGTAACACAAATAGAAGAGGAGATCCTGGAGAAAAATGTTGACGGCCTAATGGAAGTGCGGGACGAAACGGATCGCCAGGGGCTGCGTATTGTACTTGAAGTACGCAAGGACGCTGATATTGATGGCATCCTAAATTACTTATTCAAAAAAACCGATTTGCAGATTTCTTATAGTTTTAATATGCTCGTCATCGCAGATGAACGTCCTCAGCAACTTGGACTTAAAGGGATTTTGGCTGCCTATATCGCCCATCAGAAAGAAGTCATTACGAAGCGTACAACCTATGATTTGGAGCGAGCACAGAAGCGTCTGCATATAGTAGAAGGAATTATTAAGGCCATCTCTATTTTGCGTCAGGTTATTGACACAATTATGGACTCGGATGGACGGGAAGACGCACGTCAACGCTTGATGGAACGCTTTGACTTTACGTATGAACAGGCAGAAGCGATTCTTGATATTCGATTGCACCAACTGACGCGTCTTGACATTAAGAAATATGAAAAAGAAGAAAAAGAGTTACGGAAGAAGGTTATGGTTTTTGAAGGTATCCTGAAGAGCGAGAAGAAGCTGAACAAGGTGCTCGAAACGGAGCTGACAGAAATTCGCGATAAGTATGGAAGCGATCGTCGAACTGAACTCGAAGATGAAATTGAGAGCATTGAGGTTGATATCTCTATTACTGTTCCTGCTGAAGATGTGATTGTGACAATCACGGAAGACCAGTATATTAAGCGTACGTCAATGCGTTCATTCAATAGCTCCGGTGCATCTATTGAAACGACAGGGCTGAAAGAAGGAGACTCTGTTCGTTATCTTTTTAAGACAAACACGATCCATCAATTGCTTTTATTTACAAGCCATGGTCAGTTCTACCAGTTGTCTGTGCATGAATTACCGGATGGACGCTGGAAGGACATCGGTACAAGCCTGGTAAATGTTGTATCGCTTGGCAAGGAAGAAAAAATCGTTTCTGCCTACACAATAGACTCATTAGAAACAATAATGAATGAATCATTTGCATTCGTGACAGAGAGCGGTATGGTTAAGCGTACTAAAGTGGAAGAGTACAGCAAAACGCAGAAAAAACGTGGAATTGTTGCGGCGAAAGTGAAGGATGACGATAGGATTCAAGCGGTGCATCTATGTCGGGAAGACGGGGAGTTCCTGCTTGTCTCATCCGGTGGCATGGCGATCCGGTTCCCCGTTTCCGATGTGCCTTTCACCGGACGGAATACAGCTGGTGTACGCGGCATGAAGCTTGAAGAAGACGAGCAGATTGTAGGGTCATTCATTCTCTCTCCAGAGAGGGAAGAGGTCCTGCAGATTGTGACAAAGGAAGGGGTCGCCAAGCGTACGTTCGTTGCCCAATTTACGGCACAAGGTCGTGGCGGAAAAGGACTCCTCATCATCCGTCGTCGCAAAGTGCAGCCACATGAAGTAAAAACCGTGTTCCTTGAAGACGAAATGGAGCATGACCTTGTAGCTCGGACAAGTGCAGGACGCATGCTTCCGATAGAATG
Protein-coding sequences here:
- the parC gene encoding DNA topoisomerase IV subunit A, which codes for MSLPHEQYLQMSVRDVYRSRFSDYARYIILSRAIPDVRDGLKPVQRRVLYSMYKEKNTPDRPYRKSAKTVGDVMGNYHPHGDTSIYETMVNLVQPHKMREPLIDGHGHWGTVDGDSAAAMRYTEARLMPIAMEMARDIEKNTVEFIPNYDNTTKEPVVLPARFPNLLVNGVTGISIGFATEIPTHNLREVIDGTMALLNNPELSLAELMTYIPGPDLPGGGIIQGKEEIRKAYEKGAGRIIIRSKTHIESGKQGRQLIVVDEIPYTVKKKALVTQIEEEILEKNVDGLMEVRDETDRQGLRIVLEVRKDADIDGILNYLFKKTDLQISYSFNMLVIADERPQQLGLKGILAAYIAHQKEVITKRTTYDLERAQKRLHIVEGIIKAISILRQVIDTIMDSDGREDARQRLMERFDFTYEQAEAILDIRLHQLTRLDIKKYEKEEKELRKKVMVFEGILKSEKKLNKVLETELTEIRDKYGSDRRTELEDEIESIEVDISITVPAEDVIVTITEDQYIKRTSMRSFNSSGASIETTGLKEGDSVRYLFKTNTIHQLLLFTSHGQFYQLSVHELPDGRWKDIGTSLVNVVSLGKEEKIVSAYTIDSLETIMNESFAFVTESGMVKRTKVEEYSKTQKKRGIVAAKVKDDDRIQAVHLCREDGEFLLVSSGGMAIRFPVSDVPFTGRNTAGVRGMKLEEDEQIVGSFILSPEREEVLQIVTKEGVAKRTFVAQFTAQGRGGKGLLIIRRRKVQPHEVKTVFLEDEMEHDLVARTSAGRMLPIEWESYQESLSVNDQGSIGRTVVTLESGEELIHIYRIARVKEDRDEEVAQNS